One genomic window of Polyangium aurulentum includes the following:
- the glmS gene encoding glutamine--fructose-6-phosphate transaminase (isomerizing), with protein sequence MCGIVGYVGSRNAAPIIVEGLRKLEYRGYDSAGVAIHDGKGIEIVRTLGKLARLSDALEKRPLTGSTGIGHTRWATHGRPSEANAHPHAAGPVAVVHNGIIENHVAVRQELEAQGVKFLSDTDTEIVAHLIHREIERGVKPLFKAVQGALKHVVGAYAIAVTSREEPDVIVAARNGSPLVVGLGEGEMLCGSDIPALLSHTRQMVFLEDGDVVELRASGIKVETVSGEAATRKAKQIDWSPVQAERGGYKHFMRKEIHEQPDVVEATLRGRIDLAEGDVYGAEMGVSAEVAREVRRVYFIACGTSHHAAIAGRYWMEQLAKVPCVVELASEVRYREPLFYPDDLVVAVSQSGETADTLAALKAAKAGGAKVLAVANVLDSAIPRAADGALYTHAGPEIGVASTKCFTTQLAALLLLAVYMGRRRGTLPQDRSQKVLQSLVEVPNHMREVLGDADYVHAIAKRLTHAKDVLFLGRGLGYPIALEGALKLKEISYAHAEGYAAGEMKHGPIALIDEQLPVIAVCPRDAQYDKMLSNVQEVRAREGQVIAIATKGDEEMLEIAQHVVWIPKMADEVLPLITVLPLQLISYFVANLKGNDVDQPRNLAKTVTVE encoded by the coding sequence ATGTGCGGGATCGTAGGTTACGTCGGATCGAGGAATGCGGCCCCCATCATCGTCGAAGGGCTGCGAAAGCTGGAGTACCGGGGCTACGACTCGGCCGGCGTCGCCATCCACGACGGTAAGGGCATCGAGATCGTACGTACGCTCGGCAAGCTCGCGCGTTTGTCCGATGCGCTCGAGAAGCGGCCGCTGACGGGCTCGACGGGCATCGGGCACACCCGCTGGGCGACGCACGGCCGCCCGAGCGAGGCCAATGCCCACCCCCACGCCGCCGGCCCCGTGGCCGTGGTCCACAACGGGATCATCGAGAACCACGTCGCGGTGCGACAGGAGCTCGAGGCGCAGGGCGTGAAATTCCTCTCGGACACGGACACCGAGATCGTCGCGCACCTCATTCACCGCGAGATCGAGCGCGGCGTGAAGCCGCTCTTCAAGGCCGTTCAGGGGGCGCTCAAGCACGTCGTCGGCGCCTACGCCATCGCGGTCACGTCGCGCGAGGAGCCGGACGTCATCGTGGCCGCGAGGAACGGCTCGCCGCTCGTCGTGGGCCTCGGCGAGGGCGAGATGCTCTGCGGCAGCGACATCCCGGCGCTCCTGTCGCACACCCGCCAGATGGTCTTCCTCGAGGACGGCGACGTCGTCGAGCTGCGCGCCTCGGGCATCAAGGTCGAGACGGTGAGCGGCGAGGCGGCGACCCGCAAGGCCAAGCAGATCGACTGGAGCCCGGTCCAGGCCGAGCGCGGCGGCTACAAGCACTTCATGCGCAAGGAGATCCACGAGCAGCCCGACGTCGTGGAGGCGACCCTGCGCGGCCGCATCGACCTCGCCGAGGGCGACGTGTACGGGGCCGAGATGGGCGTCAGCGCCGAGGTGGCCCGCGAGGTGCGGCGCGTCTACTTCATCGCCTGCGGCACGAGCCACCACGCGGCCATCGCGGGCCGCTACTGGATGGAGCAGCTCGCCAAGGTGCCCTGCGTGGTCGAGCTCGCGAGCGAGGTGCGTTATCGCGAGCCCTTGTTCTACCCCGACGACCTCGTCGTGGCCGTGAGCCAGTCGGGCGAGACGGCGGACACGCTGGCGGCGCTCAAGGCGGCCAAGGCGGGCGGGGCGAAGGTGCTCGCGGTGGCGAACGTGCTCGACAGCGCCATCCCGCGCGCGGCCGACGGCGCGCTCTACACGCACGCCGGACCCGAGATCGGCGTCGCGTCGACGAAATGCTTCACGACGCAGCTCGCCGCGCTGCTGCTGCTCGCGGTGTACATGGGCCGCCGCCGCGGGACGCTGCCGCAGGACCGCTCTCAGAAGGTCTTGCAGTCGCTCGTCGAGGTGCCGAACCACATGCGCGAGGTCCTCGGCGACGCCGACTACGTGCACGCGATCGCCAAGCGCCTCACCCACGCGAAGGACGTGCTCTTCCTCGGCCGCGGGCTCGGCTACCCGATCGCGCTCGAGGGCGCGCTCAAGCTGAAGGAGATCTCGTACGCGCACGCCGAGGGCTACGCGGCGGGCGAGATGAAGCACGGCCCGATCGCGCTCATCGACGAGCAGCTCCCGGTCATCGCGGTCTGCCCGCGCGACGCCCAGTACGACAAGATGCTCTCGAACGTGCAGGAGGTCCGCGCCCGCGAGGGTCAGGTCATCGCCATCGCCACCAAGGGCGACGAGGAGATGCTCGAGATCGCCCAGCACGTCGTGTGGATCCCGAAGATGGCGGACGAGGTCTTGCCGCTCATCACCGTGCTGCCGCTCCAGCTCATCTCGTATTTCGTCGCGAACCTGAAGGGCAACGACGTCGACCAGCCGCGCAACCTGGCGAAGACCGTCACCGTCGAATGA
- a CDS encoding serine hydrolase domain-containing protein yields the protein MSTRRLEDVFARIEQRVKDNLFPGAVALVARHGRIVGHRAFGNKTRGGNEPVTLDTIFDLESMTKVLATAISALVLVQLGKMRLDDPVVRYLPAFTGEGKDRVTVADMLRYSAGLPVDNQFLDVPDRDEVFRRMAETPLEYPPGTKAQYSDLTYRLLGRVIEAAADASLYAFASEHVWKPLGMFDTLYTPPPALVPRIAATGHSSVRQRVVRGEVQDEQDYALGGVCGCDGVFSTAKDVATFAQMILDGGTYAGVRVLDAKLAAAMVRNQTPWTREEETDVSPMSNLLFTPKGYGWELFTSRFSNGGTRLMPGSFGKIGGAGTVFWIDPHRKLVAVLLTNHGLPVPFDEPNWNQLIYTLGSGEFFDGVVNAVIGHA from the coding sequence ATGTCCACGAGGCGCCTCGAGGACGTGTTTGCGCGCATCGAGCAGCGCGTGAAGGACAATCTCTTTCCGGGCGCGGTCGCGCTCGTCGCGCGCCACGGTCGAATCGTGGGGCACCGCGCGTTCGGCAACAAGACCCGCGGCGGCAACGAGCCGGTGACGCTCGACACGATCTTCGATCTCGAGTCGATGACCAAGGTGCTGGCGACGGCGATCTCGGCTTTGGTCCTCGTCCAGCTCGGCAAGATGCGGCTCGACGATCCGGTGGTCCGTTATCTTCCCGCATTCACGGGCGAGGGCAAGGATCGGGTGACGGTGGCCGATATGCTCCGCTATTCGGCGGGGCTGCCCGTCGACAATCAATTCCTCGACGTGCCCGACCGGGACGAGGTATTTCGGCGCATGGCCGAGACGCCGCTCGAATATCCGCCGGGCACCAAGGCGCAATATAGCGATCTGACCTATCGCCTCCTCGGCCGCGTCATCGAGGCGGCCGCCGACGCGAGCCTGTACGCATTCGCGTCCGAGCACGTCTGGAAGCCGCTCGGGATGTTCGACACGCTCTACACGCCGCCGCCCGCGCTCGTGCCGCGCATCGCGGCCACGGGGCATTCGAGCGTGCGCCAGCGGGTGGTGCGGGGCGAGGTGCAGGACGAACAGGATTATGCGCTCGGCGGCGTGTGCGGCTGCGACGGGGTGTTCTCGACCGCGAAGGACGTGGCCACGTTCGCCCAGATGATCCTCGACGGCGGCACGTATGCGGGCGTGCGCGTGCTCGACGCGAAGCTCGCGGCGGCCATGGTCCGTAATCAGACGCCGTGGACGCGCGAGGAGGAGACCGACGTCTCGCCGATGTCGAACCTCCTTTTCACGCCGAAGGGCTACGGCTGGGAGCTGTTCACGAGCCGATTCTCGAATGGGGGGACGCGGCTCATGCCGGGCTCGTTCGGGAAGATCGGCGGCGCGGGGACGGTCTTCTGGATCGACCCGCACCGCAAGCTCGTCGCCGTGCTGCTCACCAATCATGGCCTGCCGGTCCCCTTCGACGAGCCGAACTGGAACCAGCTCATCTACACCCTCGGCAGCGGCGAATTCTTCGACGGCGTCGTGAACGCCGTGATCGGCCACGCCTGA